A window of the Paenibacillus woosongensis genome harbors these coding sequences:
- a CDS encoding extracellular catalytic domain type 1 short-chain-length polyhydroxyalkanoate depolymerase → MLLQSRLLSLFGALLLLVSSLLWPSAAQKVYAAPAGVTPGTLSQVTSFGNNPSGLKMYIYVPRNLAANPALLVAVHYCSGSASAFYNGYARDYVTAAEQYGYIIVFPESTHSQYSNCFDVWSPQALTRGGGSDPVGIMSMVSWTEANYNIDSSRIYVMGASSGAMMTNVLLAEYPDVFAAGTSFMGVPATCFATGSATNFWSSQCANGQISKTAQQWGDAARAMYPGYTGSYPRIQLWHGTADSTLSYNNFAEAIKQWTNLHGISATPVFTDSPQASWTRTRYGGSSAQPALEAISVQGAGHTIPAAGMVAYSIAFLGLNSSGGGSPTVPPAPTGLTATAGNASVSLSWAASPGAASYTVKRATMSGGPYTDVATGITATSYTSTGLTNGTTYYYVVSASNSAGNSSNSAQASATPASSGTNTGNLVVQYKAGDTNATDNQSRPHFNIKNNGTTPVNLSSLKLRYYFTKDGTADMNAWIDWAQIGASHIQIAFGSHNGTNSDTYVELSFSSGAGSIAAGGQSGEIQLRMARSDWSNLNESNDYSYDPTKTAFADWNRVVLYQNGVPVWGVQP, encoded by the coding sequence ATGCTACTACAGTCAAGATTGTTAAGCTTATTCGGTGCGTTATTGCTGTTGGTTAGCAGTTTGCTGTGGCCCTCGGCAGCGCAGAAGGTCTATGCAGCTCCGGCGGGGGTAACGCCAGGGACGCTGTCGCAAGTCACGTCGTTCGGCAATAATCCGAGCGGCCTGAAAATGTACATCTACGTACCTCGCAACCTGGCCGCAAATCCCGCATTGCTGGTGGCTGTTCATTACTGCTCGGGCTCGGCCTCGGCATTCTACAACGGCTACGCACGTGACTACGTTACGGCCGCAGAGCAGTACGGCTACATCATCGTCTTTCCGGAGAGCACGCACAGCCAATACAGCAACTGCTTCGACGTTTGGAGTCCGCAGGCGCTTACCCGCGGCGGCGGCAGCGACCCGGTTGGCATCATGTCGATGGTGTCATGGACTGAGGCGAACTACAATATCGATTCAAGTCGAATCTACGTGATGGGCGCGTCTTCGGGCGCAATGATGACCAACGTCCTGCTTGCCGAGTACCCGGACGTCTTCGCTGCCGGGACTTCATTCATGGGCGTGCCGGCCACCTGCTTTGCCACCGGAAGTGCTACTAATTTCTGGAGCAGTCAGTGCGCGAACGGCCAGATTTCCAAAACCGCCCAACAGTGGGGCGATGCTGCCCGTGCGATGTACCCGGGCTACACTGGCAGCTATCCGCGCATCCAGCTCTGGCACGGAACTGCCGACAGTACGCTGAGCTACAATAACTTTGCGGAGGCTATCAAGCAGTGGACCAATCTGCACGGTATCTCCGCCACCCCGGTCTTCACGGACAGCCCGCAGGCGAGCTGGACCCGCACTCGCTATGGCGGCAGTTCTGCCCAACCAGCGCTTGAGGCGATCAGCGTGCAGGGCGCCGGACATACCATTCCCGCGGCCGGGATGGTCGCCTACTCCATCGCCTTCCTAGGCCTGAACAGCAGCGGTGGAGGCAGCCCGACGGTACCGCCAGCCCCAACAGGTCTGACAGCCACGGCAGGCAACGCCAGCGTGTCGTTAAGCTGGGCGGCTTCGCCGGGTGCTGCCAGCTATACGGTGAAACGGGCGACGATGAGCGGCGGTCCATACACGGACGTGGCGACTGGAATCACGGCGACGAGCTACACAAGCACCGGACTGACGAACGGTACGACATACTATTATGTCGTCAGCGCATCCAATAGCGCGGGGAACAGCTCGAACTCCGCACAAGCGAGCGCAACGCCGGCTAGCAGCGGCACGAATACCGGAAATCTTGTCGTTCAATACAAAGCCGGGGATACGAATGCCACCGATAACCAGAGCAGACCTCATTTTAATATCAAAAACAACGGTACGACCCCCGTTAACCTGAGCAGCCTCAAGCTCCGCTATTACTTCACGAAGGATGGTACCGCGGACATGAACGCTTGGATCGACTGGGCGCAAATTGGCGCAAGCCATATCCAGATCGCTTTCGGCAGCCATAACGGCACGAACTCGGATACGTACGTAGAATTGAGCTTCTCTTCTGGCGCAGGCTCGATTGCAGCGGGGGGCCAATCCGGCGAGATCCAGCTGAGAATGGCAAGGAGCGACTGGTCGAATCTGAATGAATCGAACGACTATTCTTACGATCCGACGAAAACGGCGTTCGCGGATTGGAATCGGGTTGTGCTGTATCAGAACGGAGTACCGGTATGGGGAGTTCAACCATAA
- a CDS encoding carbohydrate binding domain-containing protein: MADNPGFETGDTTGWAYWSNSGTPFRVESVETRSGNYRLTHYSNNAAYQVVTSQLKTVPNGNYTLSVWVRSSGGHNALRLFAKNYGSAVELQANVGSTALTSWTEYVIPNIPVTNGQIEIGVYSNANANNWAAFDDFYLTRNYVNNPGFETEDTSGWMEWHDAGLAQRVEYGGQYTGSYKLVHQHSAAYKQLTSQIQTVPNGSYKLSAWFRSNGGQKELRLFAKNFGGTTELQANLGAASVTSWTRYDIDNINVTNGQIEFGVWSDANANNWAAIDDFILIKK, from the coding sequence CTGGCGGATAATCCCGGATTCGAGACGGGCGACACGACGGGATGGGCCTATTGGAGCAATAGCGGAACACCATTTCGGGTCGAATCCGTTGAGACCCGTTCTGGCAACTACAGATTGACCCACTACAGCAACAATGCCGCCTACCAAGTGGTAACGTCCCAGTTGAAGACCGTTCCGAACGGAAATTACACGTTATCGGTCTGGGTAAGATCGTCGGGCGGCCATAACGCGCTCCGCCTGTTCGCCAAAAATTACGGAAGCGCAGTGGAACTGCAGGCTAACGTAGGCTCGACAGCGCTAACTTCCTGGACGGAGTATGTTATTCCGAATATTCCGGTTACGAACGGCCAGATCGAAATCGGTGTATACTCGAACGCGAATGCGAACAACTGGGCGGCTTTCGATGATTTCTACCTCACCCGGAACTATGTCAACAACCCTGGTTTTGAAACGGAGGACACTTCGGGCTGGATGGAGTGGCATGACGCCGGGCTCGCACAAAGGGTAGAATACGGCGGACAATATACCGGCAGCTATAAACTGGTGCATCAACATTCGGCTGCCTATAAGCAGCTGACTTCGCAGATACAGACTGTACCTAACGGATCGTACAAGCTGTCGGCCTGGTTCCGTTCCAATGGGGGACAAAAGGAGCTTCGCTTGTTCGCTAAAAACTTCGGCGGTACAACCGAACTGCAGGCGAACTTGGGGGCAGCCTCGGTTACCTCCTGGACTCGCTATGACATTGACAACATTAACGTTACTAACGGGCAAATCGAATTTGGCGTATGGTCCGATGCCAATGCCAACAACTGGGCAGCTATTGACGACTTCATCTTGATCAAGAAATAA